One segment of Pyricularia oryzae 70-15 chromosome 3, whole genome shotgun sequence DNA contains the following:
- a CDS encoding alpha-methylacyl-CoA racemase yields MATPPPPLAGLKVLEFAGLAPGPFAGMFLADAGASVLRLDRPGRAPTEDMLARRKASIAVDLKSAGGVALAAKLAGHVDVLIDPFRPGVLERLGLGPDVLRAANPRLIYARIAGFRRDGKYADMAGHDINYLAVSGALSMLGRKGEKPTPPWNILADFAGGGANLFQGILLALAARGANGGKGQVVEANMVDGSAYLATFPRMALKTILGGAPRGENMLDTGCPFYDTYETADSGSYMAVGALEPQFFAVLMRGLGLHGQGWEENRYDRDHWPELRTLFEKTFKSRTRAEWENVFDGTDACCTPVLTFPELEEGRTSSSRPREGDQRPPVGLRDTPLLAVHQAVQDPATQGQGAGVPGGGYEAIHLQPGQGGEELLGQWLGWAKGREFEAVDGALVLNDKSKL; encoded by the coding sequence ATGGCCACTCCTCCGCCTCCTCTAGCCGGACTCAAGGTCCTGGAGTTCGCCGGCCTAGCTCCAGGGCCCTTTGCCGGCATGTTTCTCGCCGACGCCGGCGCCTCGGTCCTACGACTAGATCGCCCTGGCAGGGCCCCCACCGAGGACATGCTGGCGCGCCGCAAGGCTTCTATCGCCGTAGACCTGAAGTCGGCCGGCGGCGTAGCTCTGGCTGCCAAGCTGGCCGGCCACGTCGATGTGCTCATTGACCCTTTCCGCCCAGGCGTGCTCGAGCGCCTGGGTCTCGGCCCGGATGTCCTGCGTGCCGCGAACCCGCGCCTTATATACGCCCGGATTGCCGGATTCCGCCGCGACGGCAAGTACGCTGACATGGCCGGTCATGACATCAACTACTTGGCCGTCTCGGGCGCCCTGTCCATGCTGGGCCGCAAGGGCGAGAAGCCCACGCCCCCTTGGAACATCCTCGCCGACTTTGCGGGTGGAGGGGCGAATTTGTTCCAGGGGATTCTGCTGGCGCTCGCGGCGAGGGGCGCCAATGGTGGCAAGGGCCAGGTGGTGGAGGCCAACATGGTCGACGGCAGCGCGTACTTGGCAACCTTCCCGCGAATGGCTCTCAAGACGATCCTGGGCGGCGCCCCGAGGGGGGAGAACATGCTCGACACTGGCTGTCCATTCTACGACACGTACGAGACGGCTGATTCGGGCAGCTACATGGCCGTCGGGGCCCTGGAGCCTCAGTTCTTTGCTGTGCTGATGCGCGGGTTGGGGCTGCATGGTCAGGGATGGGAGGAGAACCGATACGATAGGGATCACTGGCCTGAGTTGAGAACTCTGTTCGAGAAGACGTTCAAGTCCCGGACGAGAGCAGAGTGGGAGAACGTTTTTGATGGGACTGACGCATGCTGCACTCCCGTGCTCACATTCCCAGAGCTGGAGGAGGGAAGGACGAGCAGCTCACGGCCTAGGGAGGGCGATCAGCGACCACCTGTAGGTCTGCGAGACACACCCCTGCTGGCTGTCCATCAAGCCGTGCAGGATCCAGCCACGCAGGGACAGGGCGCCGGTGTTCCTGGTGGTGGGTACGAGGCAATTCACCTGCAGCCTGGACAAGGCGGCGAGGAACTGTTAGGTCAGTGGCTTGGCTGGGCCAAGGGGAGAGAATTTGAGGCTGTGGACGGGGCGCTCGTCCTCAACGACAAGTCGAAACTCTAG
- a CDS encoding methyltransferase OMS1 — MCAMRQKLPGSLSAVLGRSVALSSGLRTGTGFDFLGYKSGFPPCCRRYIHQSQTNSKKAKSPARSIVVTKTKDLPPALKHRAGKPKSSSNPEEPAKNEKQDKREPLPELFRKYRYPFVGSIVAGSLFMAYASYLITAFVQTSSSAACCGAHPNPDAAAQDDYDETLRQTEPAQPTGLPPTISRATASEFDTGLDWPEWLMGVTKIRQSLAAECRGDVLEVAVGTGRNFKYYDWDDIADVEPNLRVVRRLEKRRDMKLARDQEVEMTSYTGVDVSADVLEIARTRIRTLVPGMKTLLRKGRTKEEEEAGNAQFREAGFEEFLNLQGDKLRLVRADVHNGLPLPPSLSVNSEASGPPPTEEPTRYDVIVQTFGLCSVSSPKRLLANMADVLKPQTGRMLLLEHGRGNWGFVNNVLDKLAPTHFQRFGCWWNRDIERIVRDAASEVPGLEVVSIKRPGVLQAGTTLLIELRVRSDETKDGAAAAVSKPT, encoded by the coding sequence ATGTGCGCGATGCGGCAGAAGCTGCCAGGCAGCTTATCGGCCGTCTTAGGACGCTCGGTGGCTCTGAGCTCGGGACTGAGAACTGGCACCGGCTTCGATTTCCTCGGCTACAAATCAGGCTTTCCACCATGTTGTCGAAGGTACATTCATCAGTCTCAAACAAACAGTAAAAAAGCCAAGTCCCCGGCTCGGTCAATTGTAGTTACCAAGACGAAAGATCTCCCACCGGCACTCAAGCACCGCGCTGGGAAACCCAAGTCAAGTTCCAATCCAGAGGAACCAGCCAAGAATGAGAAGCAGGATAAGCGGGAGCCCCTGCCGGAGCTATTCCGGAAGTACCGCTACCCATTTGTCGGCTCCATTGTCGCAGGCAGCCTCTTCATGGCATATGCGTCGTACCTCATCACCGCCTTTGTCCAGACCTCGTCGTCTGCGGCATGCTGCGGCGCGCATCCCAACCCGGACGCCGCCGCGCAGGACGACTACGATGAGACGCTGCGCCAGACCGAGCCCGCGCAGCCAACCGGCCTGCCGCCAACTATATCTCGCGCCACGGCCTCAGAGTTCGACACGGGGCTCGACTGGCCCGAGTGGCTGATGGGCGTGACCAAGATCCGCCAGAGTCTGGCCGCCGAGTGCAGGGGCGACGTGCTTGAGGTCGCCGTTGGCACCGGCAGAAATTTTAAATACTACGACTGGGATGACATCGCCGACGTGGAGCCCAACCTGCGTGTCGTCCGCCGCCTCGAGAAGCGGCGCGACATGAAGCTGGCAAGGGATCAGGAGGTCGAGATGACGAGCTACACGGGCGTCGACGTCTCTGCTGACGTGCTCGAGATCGCGCGCACCAGAATCCGGACGCTGGTGCCCGGGATGAAGACCCTGCTGCGCAAGGGCCGGaccaaggaggaggaggaggccggCAACGCACAGTTTAGGGAGGCCGGGTTCGAGGAGTTTCTCAACCTGCAGGGCGACAAGCTACGTCTTGTTCGTGCCGACGTGCACAACGGTCTACCTCTGCCCCCTTCGCTTTCCGTAAACTCAGAGGCGTCGGGACCTCCCCCAACAGAAGAACCTACCCGCTACGACGTGATTGTGCAAACCTTTGGCCTGTGTTCTGTCTCATCCCCGAAGCGCCTCCTTGCCAACATGGCCGACGTGCTCAAGCCCCAGACAGGTCGCATGCTACTCCTAGAACACGGCCGtggtaactggggttttgTCAACAATGTCCTCGACAAGCTGGCCCCGACCCACTTTCAGCGCTTTGGATGCTGGTGGAACCGGGACATTGAGCGCATCGTGCGCGACGCCGCCAGCGAGGTGCCCGGGCTCGAAGTGGTCAGCATCAAGCGGCCCGGCGTGCTGCAAGCAGGGACCACACTACTCATCGAGCTCAGGGTGAGGAGCGACGAGACCAAAGacggcgccgctgctgctgtttcCAAGCCGACGTGA
- a CDS encoding 3-ketoacyl-CoA thiolase, giving the protein MGALDRLQQIGGQLSGALSSGGRAKILEKNPDDIVVTACLRTAFTKGGKGGFKDTHAADLMAGALKGIIGRSKIDPALVEDICVGTVLAPGGGATEMRAAALVAGFPESASVRTLNRQCSSGLQACVDVANQIRSGMIEIGIGAGVESMSTNYGPAAVAEFSDLLESHPEAANCKVPMGVLSENMARDRNVPRAAQDAFAAASYKKAEAAQKQGLFKEEIEPLRVKFEDPKTGETREIVVDGDDGVRPGITAESLAKIKPAFAEGGSIHAGNASQISDGAAAVLLMKRSTAERLGQQILGKYVQASIVGVKPLLMGVGPWKAIPKLFELTGVTKEDVDIFEINEAFASQCLWCADELKIPHEKINPKGGAIAFGHPLGCTGARQVSTLLYELRRTGQKVGVTSMCVGTGMGMAALWVAE; this is encoded by the exons ATGGGTG CCCTTGACAGACTCCAGCAGATTGGCGGCCAGCTCTCCGGAGCGCTGTCTTCCGGCGGTCGCGCAAAGATCCTCGAGAAGAACCCCGACGAT ATCGTTGTCACCGCCTGCCTCAGGACAGCGTTCACCAAGGGTGGTAAGGGTGGCTTCAAGGACACACATGCGGCAGACCTCATGGCCGGTGCCCTCAAGGGCATCATCGGCCGGTCCAAGATAGACCCGGCCTTGGTTGAGGATATCTGCGTCGGCACCGTTCTGGCCCCCGGCGGTGGCGCCACCGAGATGCGCGCCGCTGCCCTGGTGGCCGGCTTCCCCGAGAGCGCCTCTGTCCGCACCCTCAACCGTCAGTGCTCGTCTGGTCTGCAGGCCTGCGTTGACGTTGCCAACCAGATCAGGTCTGGCATGATTGAGATCGGTATCGGCGCTGGCGTCGAGTCGATGAGCACAAACTACGG CcccgccgccgtggccgaGTTCTCGGACCTGCTCGAGTCCCACCCCGAAGCTGCAAACTGCAAGGTGCCCATGGGTGTTCTTTCGGAGAACATGGCCCGTGACCGCAACGTGCCGCGTGCTGCTCAGGACGCCTTTGCCGCCGCTTCATACAAGAAGGCCGAGGCCGCTCAGAAGCAGGGTCTCTTCAAGGAGGAGATCGAGCCGCTGCGCGTCAAGTTTGAGGACCCCAAGACTGGCGAGACCCGCGAGATCGTCGTCGACGGCGACGATGGTGTCCGCCCCGGCATCACTGCCGAGTCGCTCGCCAAGATCAAGCCTGCCTTTGCCGAGGGTGGTAGCATCCACGCCGGTAACGCTTCGCAGATATCTGACGGTGCCGCTGCCGTCCTGCTCATGAAGCGCTCCACCGCCGAGAGGCTTGGCCAGCAGATCCTGGGCAAGTACGTCCAGGCTTCCATCGTTGGTGTCAAGCCGCTGCTCATGGGTGTTGGTCCCTGGAAGGCCATCCCCAAGCTTTTTGAGCTCACTGGCGTCACCAAGGAGGACGTCGACATCTTTGAGATAAATGAGGCCTTTGCCAGTCAGTGCCTGTGGTGCGCTGATGAGCTCAAGATCCCCCACGAGAAGATTAACCCCAAGGGAGGCGCCATCGCCTTTGGCCACCCCCTGGGCTGCACCGGTGCCAGGCAGGTCTCAACCCTGCTCTACGAGCTGAGGAGGACGGGCCAGAAGGTTGGCGTTACTAGCATGTGTGTCGGTACCGGCATGGGTATGGCTGCGCTCTGGGTTGCAGAGTAA
- a CDS encoding 2-nitropropane dioxygenase, whose protein sequence is MPFNTELTRKLGIKIPVVQGGMMHVGYASLASAVSNAGGLGIITALIFPTPEGLREEIRKCRTMTDKPFGVNLTLLPSMVPPDYPAYVRVVVEEGIKVVETAGNSPGPVIAALKKAGIIVLHKCTSIRHAESAVKMGVDFLSIDGFECAGHVGESDITNFILLSRARQKLKVPFIASGGFADGQGLAAALCLGASGINMGTRFMCTVEAPIHNNIKETIVGASEHDTALVLRSFRNTTRLYRNKVTEEAIKAEKGANGDFSQLAPLVSGQRGKQVFINGDPDYGVWTAGQVIGLIHDIPTCDVLLKRIEKEAEDSLKEKLSMTNLDSKL, encoded by the exons ATGCCATTCAATACCGAACTTACGAGGAAACTCGGCATCAAGA TCCCCGTCGTGCAAGGCGGCATGATGCACGTTG GTTACGCCTCACTCGCATCCGCCGTGTCTAATGCTGGTGGCTTGGGCATTATTACGGCCCTCATCTTCCCGACACCAGAGGGCTTGCGGGAGGAGATCCGCAAGTGCAGGACTATGACCGACAAGCCCTTCGGCGTCAACCTGACCCTCTTACCGTCCATGGTCCCGCCAGACTACCCTGCTTACGTCCGCGTTGTGGTTGAGGAGGGCATCAAAGTTGTCGAGACGGCTGGTAACAGCCCTGGTCCCGTTATTGCTGCCCTCAAGAAGGCTGGCATCATTGTGCTTCACAAGTGCACCTCCATCAGACATGCCGAGAGTGCCGTCAAGATGGGTGTTGATTTCTTGTCGATTGACGGCTTTGAGTGTGCTGG GCACGTCGGCGAGTCGGACATCACAAACTTCATCCTGCTCAGCCGTGCCCGCCAGAAGCTCAAGGTTCCGTTTATTGCCTCGGGCGGCTTTGCCGACGGCCAAGGCCTCGCGGCCGCGCTGTGCCTGGGCGCTAGCGGTATCAACATGGGCACCCGCTTCATGTGCACCGTCGAAGCCCCCATCCACAACAACATCAAAGAGACCATTGTTGGTGCCAGCGAGCACGACACTGCCTTGGTTCTGCGTAGCTTCCGCAACACCACTCGTCTTTACCGCAACAAGGTTACCGAGGAGGCCATCAAGGCCGAGAAAGGCGCCAACGGCGACTTCTCCCAGCTCGCGCCTCTGGTGAGCGGTCAGCGTGGTAAGCAGGTATTTATCAACGGCGACCCAGACTATGGA GTTTGGACTGCCGGCCAAGTCATTGGTTTGATCCACGATATCCCAACTTGTGACGTTCTCCTGAAGAGGATTGAGAAAGAGGCAGAGGACTCCCTCAAGGAGAAACTGAGCATGACAAACTTGGACAGCAAGTTGTAG